In the genome of Cryptococcus deuterogattii R265 chromosome 6, complete sequence, one region contains:
- a CDS encoding acyl-CoA-dependent ceramide synthase: MPGPAVTPNKPSQRRRSSVTSALNQIPLNHEQASSVQPVEEVKPLTSRPRPKSKGKRDALPEIYSSNGFWDDVKTGRWMLIPSSSFKLMLIPPILYLNHRLLVHYGILGPDTPNIFEHLIFPSNRLPDGRYGKSWWDLAFMANYIIFWSFVRQFMTLKVFRPMAMSLGIKGGKIMRFTEQGYAFFYFTILGSLGVYVMHGLPTWWYKTEHFWLEYPHREMTWELKTYYLMQAAYWLQQTILLAAKIEKPRKDFKELVAHHIVTLWLVGWSYNIYLTYIGVSVFVTMDVSDIFLALAKCVNYVSDFWSVPVFAWFIFVWSYFRHYLNIWILWSVWTQFDLIRPSERSGFDPLNDNWLSWWMKWQIFTPIFLLQLINLFWYFLIWRILVRAVFYRDLKDERSDDEEENELEEVKEKAE; the protein is encoded by the exons ATGCCTGGCCCAGCAGTGACACCAAATAAACCCAGCCAGCGACGAAGGTCAAGCGTTACCAGCGCTCTCAA CCAAATCCCACTGAACCATGAACAAGCATCATCTGT TCAACCGGTCGAGGAGGTAAAGCCACTCACTAGCCGTCCTCGACCAAAGagcaagggaaagagggatgcGTTGCCAGAAATCTATAGCTCCAATGGTTTCTGGGATGATGTCAAGACTGGCagatggatgttgatcCCAT catcatcattcaagCTCATGCTCATCCCTCCTATCCTCTACCTCaatcatcgtcttctcgTGCATTACGGCATTCTCGGTCCTGATACCCCCAATATATTTGAACACCTTATCTTTCCTTCAAACCGCTTGCCTGATGGAAGGTACGGCAAGTCATGGTGGGACCTGGCATTCATGGCAAACTACATTATCTTTTGGAGCTT TGTGAGGCAGTTCATGACCCTCAAAGTGTTCAGGCCTATGGCTATGTCTTTGGGTATCAAGGGCGGAAAGATCATGAGGTTCACAGAAC AGGGTTATGCTTTCTTCTACTTCACTATCCTTGGTTCTCTCGGTGTC TATGTCATGCACGGTTTGCCCACTTGGT GGTACAAGACTGAGCACTTTTGGCTCGAGTACCCTCACCGAGAAATGACCTGGGAACTCAAGACTTATTATCTCATGCAAGCTGCCTACTGGCTTCAGCAGACTATCCTTCTTGCGGCCAAAATTGAAAAGCCAAGGAAAGATTTCAAGGAGCTCGTTGCTCAC CACATTGTCACCCTCTGGTTGGTTGGATGGAGTTACAACATCTAT CTTACTTACATTGGCGTCTCCGTCTTTGTCACCATGGATGTTTCCgacatcttccttgcc CTCGCAAAGTGTGTCAACTATGTTTCTGACTTTTGGTCCGTCCCTGTCTTTGCATGGTTTATCTTTGTTTGGTC TTACTTCCGCCACTACCTCAATATCTGGATTCTCTGGTCCGTCTGGACTCAATTCGACCTTATCCGTCCATCCGAACGTTCCGGATTTGACCCCTTGAACGACAACTGGCTCAGCTGGTGGATGAAATGGCAGATCTTTACCCCCATCTTTTTGCTGCAGCTGATCAACTTGTTCTGGTACTTTTTGATCTGGAGGATTTTGGTGAGGGCTGTATTCTACAGAGacttgaaggatgagaggtcagatgacgaggaggaaaacGAGCTagaggaagtgaaggagaaggccgAGTAA
- a CDS encoding mannosyl-oligosaccharide alpha-1 yields MSQIRSRASQGEKGKSQPQKRLDKKDIDRKIEQIQALGVLRMILSGLGLVAVLWFGWKTVTPILEKNTNAPVIPQAKLPGSKFGSIKPSDLPKFNLGTKLEADNEKREAVKEAFEWSWHAYEKHAWGADEYQPLTQTGSNLTSLGGVGYTIVDSIDSLLIMNLIPEYQRARDWIRDHLNFDKDAQFNTFETTIRLLGGLLSAHYLSSTHSSPGIQADAPLYLDLAVDLGERLLGAFASPTGIPWSGINLATRQGIPDKDNQGVASLAEAASLQLELKYLSHLTGDYVFWKKAEKVTEIIRAQAIHDGIAPIFISPANGQFVASEIRLGSRGDSYYEYLLKQWLQTNRQEPVYRDMYDEAMVGIKKHLIGQTHKSNLIFTQELHPARHPRDQSATWQVVPKQDHLVCFLGGSFLLGITEGGKRDVDWENMEEKDREDFLVGQGIIESCMKTHETATGLAPEIAMFVQWSDDRANEEDWYIKPNHNGILIDGRNILRPETVESLFLAYRTTGDEKYRRWGWQIFEAFQKWCRVEDGGYAGVEDVQAMPPKQLDRMETFWLGETLKYLYLLFDDSDHIPLDKNIFNTEAHILPVFTPEYISSFALS; encoded by the exons ATGTCGCAAATACGCTCAAGAGCCTCGCAAGGTGAGAAGGGCAAAAGCCAACCCCAGAAGAGGttggacaagaaggat ATTGACAGAAAAATTGAGCAAATACAAGCTCTTGGCGTCTTGAGAATGATTCTCTCAGGATTGGGGCTTGTCGCTGTCTTGTGGTTTGGCTGGAAG ACCGTGACACCCATCTTGGAGAAAAACACAAACGCTCCAGTGATCCCACAAGCAAAGCTTCCTGGAAGCAAATTTGGCTCTATCAAACCTTCGGATCTTCCTAAATTTAACTTAGGCACCAAGCTTGAAGCGGACaatgaaaagagggagGCAGTCAAGGAAGCTTTTGAG TGGAGTTGGCATGCATATG AGAAGCACGCTTGGGGAGCCGATGAA TACCAACCCTTGACCCAAACAGGATCCAATTTGACCTCTCTCGGTGGTGTTGGGTACACAATCGTGGACTCTATTGATTCTTTGCTCATCATGAACTTGATCCCCGAGTACCAGAGAGCTCGAGACTGGATCCGTGATCACCTCAACTTTGACAAGGATGCCCAGTTCAACACATTTGAAACCACTATTCGTCTTCTCGGTGGCCTTCTCTCTGCGCACTACCTTAGCTCTACTCATTCTTCCCCTGGCATCCAGGCCGATGCTCCACTTTACCTCGATCTCGCAGTCGACCTCGGTGAACGTCTTCTCGGCGCATTTGCTTCCCCTACCGGCATCCCTTGGTCAGGGATCAACCTTGCTACTCGTCAGGGCATACCTGATAAAGACAACCAAGGTGTTGCCAGTTTGGCTGAAGCTGCAAGCTTGCAACTGGAACTCAAGTATCTTAGTCATTTGACTGGAGACTATGtgttttggaagaaggcagagaaAGTGACCGAGATCATTCGTGCTCAGGCAATCCATGATGGTATCGctcccatcttcatttC TCCCGCGAATGGGCAATTTGTGGCTTCTGAGATCCGACTTGGGTCCAGAGGTGACTCTTATTACGAATACTTGCTCAA GCAATGGCTTCAAACT AACCGACAAGAACCCGTTTACCGCGAT ATGTACGACGAAGCTATGGTCGGTATAAAAAAGCACCTCATTGGGCAGACTCACAAATCCAACCTCATCTTTACCCAGGAGCTCCATCCTGCTCGACACCCGCGGGATCAGAGTGCTACTTGGCAAGTTGTTCCCAAGCAAGACCACCTCGTCTGCTTTTTGGGTGGATCATTCCTGCTCGGCATTACAGAAGGCGGAAAAAGGGATGTGGACTGGGAGAatatggaagagaaggataggGAGGATTTCCTTGTTGGTCAGGGTATCATTGAGAGTTGTATGAAGACTCATGAGACTGCAAC CGGATTGGCTCCTGAAATTGCCATGTTCGTACAGTGGTCCGACGATCGAGCTAATGAGGAGGATTGGTACATCAAACCTAACCA CAACGGCATCCTCATCGATGGGCGCAACATCCTTCGACCAGAGACTGTCGagtctctcttccttgcctaCCGAACTACCGGTGACGAGAAGTATCGCCGATGGGGTTGGCAAATATTTGAGGCTTTTCAGAAGTGGTGTAGGGTGGAAGACGGTGGTTATGCGGGTGTTGAGGATGTGCAGGCTATGCCGCCCAAGCAGTTAGACAGAATGGAGACGTTCTGGCTCGGAGAAACACTGA AGTATCTGTACTTGCTCTTCGATGATTCAGATCACATCCCTCTTGACA AAAACATCTTCAATACCGAG GCCCATATCCTTCCCGTCTTCACGCCAGAGtacatctcttcttttgcccTTTCATAG
- a CDS encoding farnesyl diphosphate synthase, with product MSSLNPEIDGHSYNRPKSGAETPADVKAVRRARFEKVFDQIAEELLTYVKGEGMPKDAVEWYQKVLYHNTPGGKLNRGMSVVDTVEILKGRELSEEEYTNAAILGWCVELLQAYFLVADDIMDQSVTRRGQPCWYRVPNVGNIAINDAFMLEAAIYYLLKKHFRSQKYYVDLMELFLETTFQTELGQLVDLITAPEDHVDLNKFSLEKHHLIVVYKTAFYSFYLPVALAMHMSGVEDKAAFDHALKILLPLGEYFQVQDDFLDCYGKPEHIGKIGTDILDNKCSWNVNTALAHATPEQRKILDENYGRKDSTCEARIKELFSQAPISIPERFEKYEKESYEKINALIEQVDEEKTGLKKEVFRSFLAKVYKRSK from the exons ATGTCCTCTCTCAACCCCGAGATCGATGGTCACTCCTACAACCGCCCCAAATCCGGAGCTGAGACCCCCGCTGATGTTAAGGCTGTGCGAAGGGCTCGTTTCGAAAAAGTCTTTGATCAGATTGCTGAGGAGCTTTTGACGTATGTCAAGGGTGAGGGTATGCCCAAGGATGCTGTGGAGTGGTACCAGAAG GTACTTTACCACAACACCCCCGGTG GCAAGCTCAACCGTGGCATGTCTGTCGTTGACACTGTCGAAATCCTCAAAGGTCGAGAACTATCTGAGGAAGAATACACCAATGCCGCTATCCTTGGTTGGTGTGTGGAGCTC CTCCAAGCATACTTCCTTGTCGCCGATGACATTATGGATCAGAGCGTTACTCGTCGAGGACAGCCCTGTTGGTACCGAGTG CCCAACGTCGGTAACATTGCTATCAACGACGCTTTCATGCTTGAAGCCGCCATCTATTATCTCCTCAAGAAGCACTTCAGGAGCCAAAAATACTATGTCGACTTGATGGAACTCTTCCTTGAGACTACCTTTCAGACTGAGCTCGGCCAGTTGGTCGATCTCATTACCGCGCCTGAAGACCACGTCGACTTGAACAAGTTCTCTCTTGAGAA GCACCACCTCATTGTCGTTTACAAGACTGCTTTCTACTCTTTCTATCTCCCCGTCGCTCTTGCCATGCACATG TCCGGTGTTGAGGACAAGGCTGCTTTTGATCACGCGCTCAAAATCCTCCTACCCCTCGGCGAGTACTTCCAGGTTCAAGACGACTTCCTCGACTGCTACGGCAAGCCCGAGCACATTGGCAAGATTGGTACTGACATCCTC GACAACAAGTGTTCTTGGAACGTCAACACCGCCCTCGCTCACGCTACCCCTGAACAACGTAAGATCCTCGATGAAAACTATGGTCGAAAGGATAGCACCTGCGAAGCCCGCATCAAGgagctcttctctcaagcGCCTATCTCTATTCCTGAGCGATTCGAGAAGtacgagaaggagagttACGAGAAGATCAATGCTTTGATTGAGCAAgtcgatgaggaaaagactggtttgaagaaggaggtgttCAGGAGTTTCTTGGCCAAGGTGTACAAGAGGTCAAAGTAG
- a CDS encoding siderochrome-iron transporter produces the protein MSDPHRQQDRIEYDEPNLPSLNQHEFEDSSSEFSENRKAPLKRGITSASRILSVITKKDIRTAYLAWVFITSKGGAQLITENSLTLLALGMAFAQYTETTFTAYATSAFKSHSELAAAGVVARVFSMVTYLILPKVCDNVGRISPWIIISMLIFTVLSDAMMAGCKNVQTYIGANVFSGLSGTGYTIALQIYYAETTAIRERALWNVAADSFSAIITLYSGSSIGGHILDNWGTASGWRWGYGMWSIINTVLAIPFIAILFSWRRRARHSTNVPHLPPHTNIVDQLFHEYDLIGSCLLVASVALILIPLTLAKGVASKWTDDNIAMICVGFGLLVLFIAWSTPKRWRPKWLFAPRLPLIPWYTLKNRSLMSMFVINMCDFMSYGAFTTYFQTFLQVAVRTSASKASMIDNTLRIVFQVTALVVGLVMRFWTPACFKLSLGKRLFHTRYPVWIGIPLCALSIGIDINFVQHPRRKSAIASYVIAKAIYGVGRGEGVAVAGAVWLNTLPDALAKNLPASSVNLVSKIYGSITVAISYDPNSEIGLAILKSYVHTMKILAIVATCLQIPMLISMFFIEDLQLTEDEQIIHAGKRIGLGKEKQEKVDEREGKEEVKIVEKEKPVVKADKASLMGDDS, from the exons ATGTCAGATCCTCATCGCCAGCAAGACAGGATAGAATACGACGAGCCTAACCTTCCTAGTCTCAATCAACATGAGTTTGAAGACAGCTCTTCAGAGTTCAGTGAGAACCGTAAGGCCCCCTTAAAGCGAGGTATCACCTCTGCAAGCCGCATCCTCTCTGTGATCACCAAGAAGGATATTAGGACTGCTTATCTTGCGTGGGTGTTCATTACGTCCAAAGGCGGCGCACAACTGATAACAGAGAATAGCCTTACCCTTCTCGCTCTTGGGATGGCTTTCGCGCAATACACGGAGACTACCTTCACAGCCTATGCCACAAGTGCCTTCAAAAGTCACTCTgagcttgctgctgccggtGTTGTTGCCCGAGTCTTCTCTATGGTTACCTACCTCATT CTTCCCAAAGTTTGTGATAATGTCGGACGTATTTCTCCTTGGATTATCATCTCCatgctcatcttcact GTTCTCAGTGACGCCATGATGGCCGGATGCAAGAATGTCCAGACGTATATTGGTGCGAATGTCTTCAGCGGATTGTCGGGTACTGGTTACACTATTGCCCTTCAAATCTACTATGCCGAGACCACTGCTATCCGTGAACGAGCTTTGTGGAACGTTGCCGCAGATTCTTTCA GCGCCATCATCACTCTTTATAGCGGCTCGAGCATCGGTGGGCATATCTTGGACAACTGGGGCACAGCCTCTGGTTGGCGATGGGGTTACGGAATGTGGTCAA TCATCAACACTGTCCTTGCTATTCCTTTCATCGCCATCTTGTTCTCCTGGCGCCGACGAGCACGACATAGCACAAATgtccctcatcttcccccacACACAAACATCGTCGACCAGCTCTTCCACGAATACGACCTCATCGgttcttgtcttcttgtcGCCAGTGTCGCATTGATCTTGATTCCTTTGACTCTTGCCAAGGGTGTCGCGTCCAAATGGACTGACGATAATATTGCCATGATCTGCGTAGGTTTCggtcttcttgtccttttcatcGCTTG GTCTACTCCTAAACGATGGAGACCCAAGTGGCTCTTCGcccctcgtcttcctctcatcccctGGTACACCCTCAAAAACCGAAGTCTCATGTCTATGTTTGTCATCAACATGTGTGACTTCATGTCCTACGGCGCCTTCACTACTTATTTCCAAACCTTTTTGCAAGTCGCCGTCCGAACGTCTGCCAGCAAAGCTTCGATGATCGACAACACTCTGCGAATCGTCTTCCAGGTCACCGCACTTGTTGTCGGTCTCGTTATGCGATTCTGGACTCCTGCGTGTTTCAAGCTTAGTCTGGGCAAGCGACTCTTCCACACAAGATATCCTGTATGGATTGGGATCCCTCTTTGCGCTCTTTCTATCGGTATCG ACATCAACTTTGTCCAGCACCCTCGTAGAAAAAGCGCAATTGCCAGCTATGTTATTGCCAAAGCCATTTACGGTGTTGGTCGAGGG gAGGG TGTTGCCGTCGCCGGTGCTGTCTGGCTCAACACCTTACCTGATGCCCTTGCCAAGAACCTTCCCGCCTCTTCTGTTAATCTTGTCTCTAAGATAT ATGGCAGCATCACAGTCGCCATTAGTTACGACCCTAACTCCGAGATTGGTTTGGCCATTCTCAAGTCCTATGTGCACACGATGAAGA TCCTTGCCATTGTTGCTACCTGTCTGCAAATTCCTATGCTGATCTCCATGTTCTTCATCGAAGACCTTCAGCTTACCGAGGACGAGCAGATTATCCACGCTGGCAAGCGAATTGGTTTGGGCaaggagaagcaagagaaggttgatgagagagagggaaaagaggaggtgaagattgtggaaaaggagaaaccTGTCGTCAAGGCCGATAAAGCGTCGTTGATGGGCGACGATAGCTAG
- a CDS encoding DASH complex subunit DAD1 yields the protein MSLSRPSNAYDALAPSESFFEREKARLIEEISTNFEELMGNMNTLNRTLEQVYGVGREFTTVASLWGRFNTLIKEQQTELATSADVGVPGTGGASFAASASTPVSR from the exons ATGTCCTTATCGAGACCATCAAATGCCTATGATGCACTCGCTCCTTCAGAATCTTTCTtcgaaagggaaaaagcgAGGCTAATTGAGGAGATCTCCACG AATTTCGAAGAGCTCATGGGCAACATGAATACACTAAATCGAACATTAGAACAAGTTTATggagtgggaagagaatTTACAACGGTTGCGTCTTTATGGGGT CGTTTTAACACGTTAATAAAGGAGCAACAG ACAGAGCTCGCGACTTCAGCAGATGTGGGCGTCCCCGGTACAGGAGGTGCAAGCTTCGCTGCAAGCGCAAGTACGCCTGTCTCTAGATGA